Proteins encoded in a region of the Mycobacterium branderi genome:
- a CDS encoding NAD(P)-dependent oxidoreductase, giving the protein MDIGFIGLGNMGRGMAANLVEAGHRVTVYNRSPDKADALPEQGATRADTVSDACRGEVVITMLADDAAVDDVVFGERGVLASLASGAVHVSSSTISVALSQRLAVAHADAGQQYVAAPVFGRPEAASAAKLFVVAAGAPDALARLTPLFDAIGQRTFVVSEKPDAANLVKLSGNFLIASVIESLGEAVALVGKAGVDPLHYVDILTSTLFSAPAYQTYGGLIARGEFEPAGFAATLGLKDVRLVLAAAEDMQVPLPVASLLRDRFLALLADGRGHQDWSAIATLAGRDAGSDHSA; this is encoded by the coding sequence ATGGACATCGGATTTATCGGCCTGGGCAACATGGGCCGCGGCATGGCCGCCAACCTCGTCGAGGCGGGTCATCGCGTCACCGTCTACAACCGCTCTCCCGACAAGGCCGACGCGCTGCCCGAGCAGGGCGCAACGCGCGCGGACACCGTCTCCGACGCCTGCCGCGGCGAGGTTGTGATCACGATGCTGGCCGACGACGCCGCCGTCGACGACGTGGTGTTCGGCGAGCGCGGCGTGCTGGCCTCGCTGGCGTCCGGCGCTGTGCACGTCTCGTCGAGCACGATCAGCGTCGCACTGTCCCAGCGGCTGGCCGTCGCGCATGCCGACGCCGGGCAACAATACGTTGCCGCGCCCGTGTTCGGTCGGCCCGAAGCCGCTTCTGCCGCAAAGCTTTTCGTGGTAGCCGCCGGCGCGCCAGACGCGCTCGCGCGGTTGACACCGTTGTTCGACGCGATCGGTCAGCGGACCTTCGTGGTGTCCGAAAAGCCGGATGCCGCCAACCTGGTCAAGCTGTCGGGCAACTTCCTGATCGCGTCCGTGATCGAGTCGCTGGGCGAGGCCGTCGCGCTGGTCGGCAAGGCCGGGGTCGATCCGCTGCACTACGTCGACATCCTCACCTCGACGCTGTTCAGCGCCCCCGCCTACCAGACCTACGGGGGGCTGATCGCGCGCGGCGAATTCGAGCCGGCCGGGTTCGCCGCGACATTGGGCCTCAAGGACGTCCGGCTGGTGCTCGCCGCCGCCGAGGACATGCAGGTACCACTGCCGGTCGCCAGCCTGCTGCGTGACCGCTTCCTTGCGCTACTGGCCGACGGCCGCGGCCACCAGGATTGGTCGGCGATCGCCACCCTGGCAGGCCGGGATGCGGGCTCAGACCACTCCGCGTAG
- a CDS encoding amidohydrolase family protein, with translation MAATWDTIDRYVVISTDTHAGADLYDYKQYLPARLHDEFDAWAKTYVSPFDDLIIATAARNWDHELRLSEMDADGVAGEVLLPNTVPPFFPTTPNITISLPRTRDEFEKRWAGVQAHNRWQVDFCSLAPTRRRGLIQIFPNDVELALEEIRWGAEHDCFGGVLIPPVSPGDPQVAPLFHTRYEPIWALCADLDLTVVQHAGAGSPEMPMDQPASNAVLITEMAIWAQRTLGHLILAGVFERHPTLRFVPTEQGTLWVQGQLAVLDAMVPTMKSEAHNRTYGMFGGSSVDALTLSPSEYAKRNCYLASELMPFDAAMIDFMGADHIMWGSDYPHEEGFAPHSKLAIRWALHDRPEDECRKILGGNAGRLYRFDLNALAPVAAKIGPTVDEVRTPLEDTGYHAPAAFGYRPFEGGLALKRLAPARG, from the coding sequence ATGGCTGCAACCTGGGACACGATCGATCGGTACGTCGTCATCTCGACGGACACTCACGCCGGGGCCGATCTCTACGACTACAAGCAGTACTTGCCGGCGCGGCTGCACGACGAGTTCGACGCGTGGGCCAAGACGTACGTCAGCCCGTTCGACGACTTGATCATCGCCACCGCCGCCCGCAACTGGGACCACGAGCTGCGGCTCTCCGAGATGGACGCCGACGGCGTGGCTGGCGAGGTGTTGCTGCCCAACACCGTGCCGCCGTTCTTCCCGACGACACCGAACATCACGATCAGCCTGCCCCGGACTCGTGACGAGTTCGAAAAGCGTTGGGCCGGAGTGCAGGCCCACAACCGCTGGCAGGTCGACTTCTGTTCGCTGGCGCCGACGCGGCGCCGCGGACTGATTCAAATCTTCCCGAACGACGTCGAGTTGGCGTTAGAGGAAATCCGCTGGGGCGCTGAGCACGACTGCTTCGGCGGTGTGCTCATCCCGCCGGTTTCACCCGGCGACCCGCAGGTCGCCCCGCTGTTTCACACCCGCTACGAACCGATCTGGGCACTATGCGCGGATCTGGACTTGACGGTCGTGCAGCACGCGGGCGCCGGTAGCCCCGAGATGCCGATGGACCAGCCGGCATCCAACGCGGTGCTGATCACGGAGATGGCGATCTGGGCTCAGCGCACGCTCGGCCACTTGATTCTCGCGGGGGTATTCGAACGGCATCCGACGCTCCGGTTCGTGCCGACCGAGCAGGGCACGCTGTGGGTGCAGGGGCAACTGGCCGTGCTCGACGCGATGGTCCCCACGATGAAGTCCGAGGCCCACAACCGCACCTATGGCATGTTCGGCGGGTCTTCGGTCGACGCGCTGACCCTGAGCCCGAGCGAATACGCCAAGCGCAACTGCTATCTGGCCAGCGAGCTGATGCCCTTCGACGCGGCGATGATCGATTTCATGGGGGCCGACCACATCATGTGGGGCAGCGACTACCCCCACGAGGAAGGCTTCGCGCCGCACTCCAAGCTCGCTATTCGCTGGGCGCTGCACGACAGGCCTGAGGATGAGTGCCGAAAGATCCTGGGCGGCAACGCCGGTCGGCTGTACCGCTTCGATCTCAATGCGCTGGCGCCGGTGGCCGCCAAGATCGGGCCGACGGTCGACGAGGTGCGCACTCCGTTGGAGGACACCGGCTACCACGCCCCGGCGGCGTTCGGCTATCGCCCGTTCGAAGGCGGGCTGGCGCTCAAGCGCCTGGCACCGGCACGCGGCTAG
- a CDS encoding PaaI family thioesterase gives MTSQLVQLESIYGPLTESVRRLVDATIRTKVDATTLAVVKKQIDCATEELRAALMPGSFGMETADGQPMVWGNVVVGLRNPVAPPLVIHHGADGLVWADFVLGAAYEGPPGHVHGGVCAMVLDHVLGATAHKPRRPAYTGTLTLRYLRGTPLGKLRAEARIDRVEGVKTFAVGHLADAQGVTVEAEGVFIHPRETPVVNR, from the coding sequence GTGACATCACAACTCGTGCAGCTGGAGTCGATATACGGTCCGTTGACCGAATCCGTCCGACGCCTCGTCGACGCCACGATCCGAACCAAGGTCGACGCCACGACCCTGGCCGTAGTGAAGAAGCAAATCGACTGTGCCACTGAGGAATTGAGGGCAGCGCTGATGCCCGGCTCGTTCGGCATGGAGACCGCCGATGGCCAACCGATGGTGTGGGGCAACGTCGTGGTCGGGCTGCGCAACCCGGTCGCCCCTCCCCTGGTGATCCACCACGGAGCCGACGGCCTGGTGTGGGCGGACTTCGTTCTTGGCGCGGCCTACGAAGGTCCGCCCGGCCACGTGCATGGCGGAGTGTGCGCGATGGTCCTCGACCACGTCCTGGGCGCCACCGCGCACAAGCCGCGACGACCCGCCTATACCGGCACTCTTACGTTGCGCTACCTGCGGGGAACCCCGCTGGGCAAGCTGCGCGCAGAGGCGCGCATCGACCGAGTCGAGGGCGTCAAGACGTTCGCCGTCGGCCACCTTGCTGATGCACAGGGCGTAACCGTCGAGGCCGAGGGGGTCTTCATCCACCCGCGGGAAACGCCCGTGGTGAATCGCTAG
- a CDS encoding PadR family transcriptional regulator, whose translation MEGSEPRGKPNLAATSWALLGMLSYEYELSGYDIRKWIDWSMRFYYGSPAYSQIYSELKKLEQLGLVTSRVENTGGTRNRRLYKITQDGMDAVTRWANEAPADPPTLKHGPLLRVAMGHLTSPERLKEVLQEHVAYADEMHRKAAKDARWAGADPSWAYARVALQWAERYYANERELALKMIKELDEAQATFPQAGKGGRTKIPWPPPEFWYEIEKRANADEPD comes from the coding sequence ATGGAAGGCAGCGAGCCGCGGGGCAAGCCGAATCTTGCGGCAACCAGCTGGGCGTTGCTTGGCATGCTGTCTTACGAGTACGAGCTGTCCGGCTATGACATCCGAAAATGGATCGACTGGAGCATGCGCTTCTACTACGGCAGTCCGGCCTACAGCCAGATCTACTCGGAGCTCAAGAAGTTGGAGCAGCTGGGTTTGGTGACATCTCGTGTCGAGAACACGGGCGGCACGCGCAATCGCCGGCTGTACAAGATCACCCAAGACGGGATGGACGCGGTGACCAGGTGGGCCAACGAAGCACCGGCCGACCCGCCGACGCTCAAGCATGGCCCGCTGTTGCGGGTGGCAATGGGACACCTCACCAGCCCGGAAAGGCTGAAAGAGGTGCTGCAGGAACACGTGGCGTATGCCGACGAGATGCACCGCAAGGCGGCCAAGGACGCGCGGTGGGCCGGCGCGGATCCGTCCTGGGCATACGCGCGTGTCGCGTTGCAGTGGGCCGAGCGGTATTACGCGAACGAACGAGAGCTTGCCCTGAAGATGATCAAAGAGCTCGACGAGGCGCAAGCCACGTTCCCACAGGCCGGCAAGGGCGGCCGAACGAAAATTCCTTGGCCCCCACCGGAATTCTGGTACGAGATCGAAAAGCGGGCCAATGCCGACGAACCGGACTGA
- a CDS encoding 3-ketosteroid-delta-1-dehydrogenase, whose product MTTSIPAGLPVRDLTVDLLVVGSGTGMAAALTARECGLNVLIVEKSCYVGGSTARSGGALWFPASPILDAGADTVERAETYLRSVVAGTAPAERSAGFLRHVTPTVEMLRRTTPMRFMWAKDYSDYHPEAPGGTAAGRTCECRPLNSALLGEHRARLRPGVLEVKIPMPTTGADYRWMNLMARVPHKGIPTIAKRLGQGVGGLLLGRRYVAGGQALAAGLFAGVLRAGVPIWTDTALRRLTTEGARVTGAVVGHDGREVAVTARRGVVLAAGGFDHAMSMRWKFQSESLGEHMSLGAESNTGDAIRIAQDLGAATDLMDQAWWFPAVAPLPGAAPMVMLAERSLPGSLIVDQHGTRFANEATDYMSFGQRLLERERSGNPVESMWIVFDQQYRNSYVFAGELFPRMPIPRSWYGAGIAHRCDSVDDLAGKMGVPQSQFVATVQRFNEMARAGLDADFHRGHSAYDRYYGDPTITPNPNLRALDRGPFYAVKMVLSDLGTCGGLRADERARVLREDGSVIDGLYAIGNTAANAFGATYPGAGATIAQGLVYGYIAAHDAAGR is encoded by the coding sequence GTGACGACTAGCATCCCCGCCGGCCTGCCGGTGCGAGACTTGACGGTCGACCTGTTGGTCGTCGGCTCGGGTACCGGGATGGCGGCCGCGCTGACCGCTCGCGAATGCGGATTGAACGTGTTGATCGTGGAGAAGTCGTGCTATGTCGGGGGTTCGACGGCCCGCTCGGGCGGCGCCTTGTGGTTTCCGGCCAGCCCGATCCTCGACGCGGGCGCTGACACCGTGGAACGTGCCGAGACCTATTTGCGGTCGGTGGTTGCGGGCACTGCACCGGCCGAGCGGTCCGCCGGGTTCCTACGGCACGTGACCCCGACCGTCGAAATGCTGCGGCGCACCACGCCGATGCGGTTCATGTGGGCCAAAGACTACTCGGACTACCACCCCGAGGCGCCCGGCGGAACCGCCGCCGGGCGCACCTGCGAGTGCCGGCCGTTGAACTCCGCGCTTCTCGGTGAGCATCGGGCCCGGCTGCGGCCCGGGGTATTGGAGGTCAAGATCCCGATGCCCACCACCGGTGCCGACTACCGGTGGATGAATCTGATGGCCCGGGTGCCACACAAGGGCATACCGACGATCGCCAAACGGCTCGGTCAAGGGGTCGGCGGACTGCTGCTTGGCCGGCGCTACGTCGCGGGCGGGCAGGCCCTGGCCGCCGGGCTATTCGCCGGTGTGCTCCGCGCGGGAGTCCCGATATGGACCGACACCGCGCTGCGTCGCTTGACGACGGAGGGCGCCCGGGTCACCGGCGCGGTGGTCGGGCACGACGGGCGTGAAGTTGCCGTCACCGCGCGGCGGGGCGTGGTGTTGGCCGCCGGCGGGTTCGACCACGCCATGTCCATGCGGTGGAAGTTTCAGTCCGAATCCCTCGGCGAGCATATGAGCCTAGGGGCGGAGTCCAACACCGGTGATGCCATCCGTATCGCGCAAGACCTGGGCGCCGCAACAGATCTCATGGACCAAGCATGGTGGTTCCCGGCTGTCGCGCCGCTACCGGGCGCGGCGCCAATGGTGATGCTGGCCGAGCGATCCCTGCCGGGTTCACTGATCGTCGATCAGCACGGCACCCGCTTCGCCAACGAGGCAACTGATTACATGTCGTTCGGGCAGCGGCTATTGGAACGGGAACGCTCGGGAAATCCGGTCGAGTCCATGTGGATCGTGTTCGACCAGCAGTACCGCAACAGTTATGTCTTTGCCGGCGAGCTGTTTCCACGCATGCCGATTCCGCGGTCGTGGTACGGCGCAGGTATCGCGCATCGCTGCGATAGCGTCGATGACCTCGCCGGGAAGATGGGGGTTCCCCAATCACAGTTCGTGGCCACGGTGCAGCGGTTCAATGAGATGGCACGAGCCGGATTGGACGCGGACTTCCACCGCGGCCACAGCGCCTACGACCGCTACTACGGCGATCCCACCATCACACCGAACCCCAATCTGCGCGCACTCGACCGTGGGCCCTTCTATGCGGTCAAGATGGTTCTCAGCGACCTCGGGACCTGCGGCGGTCTGCGCGCCGACGAGCGTGCTCGCGTGCTGCGCGAGGACGGCAGCGTCATCGACGGCCTGTATGCGATCGGCAACACCGCGGCCAACGCGTTCGGGGCCACCTATCCCGGCGCGGGCGCAACCATCGCCCAGGGATTGGTATACGGCTACATCGCCGCGCACGACGCGGCCGGCAGGTGA
- a CDS encoding SDR family oxidoreductase, producing MAARDMFGGGVAVITGAGAGIGAGLARYAARLGMTVVLVDIDAEAVAALREELGAQGATAVDTACDVRDPEAMHQLAERTYRDIGPVRLLVNNAGIEQFGYLWDTPLDNWKRVVEVNISGVFNGVRAFLPKMLSAQEHAWVWNVSSIGGVVAVPLQAPYIMSKHAVLALTECLRLEVQLAGHDHHIHVQAVLPGAVVSNIFESGGGVNDGNVAAAESQRSAMLEIKADAMDALTAAEAIFGQSAEGRFYLLTQPEYVGAAMAERAETLVSQRPPVLNGRRFDPARR from the coding sequence GTGGCCGCGCGCGACATGTTCGGCGGCGGCGTGGCCGTCATCACCGGCGCCGGCGCGGGGATCGGGGCGGGCCTGGCCCGATACGCCGCGAGGCTGGGCATGACGGTCGTGCTGGTCGATATCGACGCCGAAGCCGTTGCGGCGCTGCGCGAGGAACTCGGCGCGCAAGGCGCCACCGCCGTCGACACGGCATGCGACGTGCGTGATCCGGAGGCAATGCATCAGCTCGCCGAGCGGACGTATCGCGACATCGGGCCCGTGCGGCTCTTGGTCAACAACGCCGGCATCGAGCAATTTGGCTACCTGTGGGATACCCCGTTGGACAACTGGAAGCGCGTCGTCGAGGTCAATATCAGCGGAGTCTTTAACGGCGTGCGCGCGTTTCTGCCGAAAATGCTTTCCGCGCAAGAACATGCATGGGTGTGGAATGTTTCTTCGATTGGCGGCGTCGTGGCGGTGCCGCTGCAGGCGCCGTACATCATGAGCAAACATGCGGTGCTGGCACTCACCGAATGCCTGCGCTTAGAGGTGCAGCTGGCCGGACATGACCATCACATCCACGTACAGGCGGTGCTGCCAGGTGCCGTGGTGTCCAACATCTTCGAGTCCGGGGGCGGGGTGAATGATGGCAATGTCGCCGCTGCCGAGTCTCAGCGCTCGGCGATGCTCGAGATCAAGGCCGATGCGATGGATGCCCTGACCGCCGCCGAAGCGATATTCGGCCAGTCCGCCGAAGGGCGTTTCTACTTGCTCACGCAACCCGAGTACGTCGGCGCAGCGATGGCCGAGCGTGCTGAAACCCTTGTCTCGCAGCGTCCTCCCGTGCTGAATGGCCGCCGATTCGACCCGGCGCGCCGGTGA
- a CDS encoding polyketide cyclase: MSNDISLAELQEFIAEFWFHYDEAHYDELAVRYADDIHYVSRSDTGASPFEELLTADVRGRDEALAWLVTHRKASPYPLRHNAINVFRTETGGEVTNVRFYLLVSHIANSVPFVNSTAVVDAAVRRAPAGLQFTKMEVVLDTRDSVLLSELSADSSAVST, from the coding sequence GTGAGCAACGACATCTCGCTGGCCGAGCTCCAGGAATTCATCGCCGAATTCTGGTTCCACTACGACGAGGCGCATTACGACGAGCTGGCGGTCCGCTACGCCGACGACATCCACTATGTGAGTCGGAGCGACACGGGCGCCAGTCCGTTCGAGGAGCTGCTGACCGCCGACGTGCGGGGCCGCGACGAGGCACTCGCGTGGCTGGTAACACACCGTAAGGCCAGCCCATACCCGTTGCGCCACAACGCCATCAACGTTTTTCGCACGGAGACCGGCGGCGAGGTCACCAACGTCCGCTTTTATCTGTTGGTATCCCACATCGCCAATTCCGTCCCGTTCGTCAATTCCACCGCCGTCGTCGACGCGGCTGTGCGGCGGGCACCGGCAGGACTTCAGTTCACCAAGATGGAGGTGGTGCTCGACACCCGGGACTCCGTGCTGCTTTCCGAGTTGTCGGCCGACAGCTCCGCGGTAAGCACCTGA
- a CDS encoding flavin-containing monooxygenase — protein sequence MPTQTVAAELRANLEQADPGVLVAVLAQLSGDPAVVDSFGPAISHVPDPPEQAGVTDPETAIAIVEALLDVLTGASTPVRVVAADDPVLFARIAPIALGVSVDERNVPMLLEQGGFHKPRAVLPRTVPIPPTTKIAIVGCGMAGIAAAIAAADTGVDYEIYERNPEVGGTWLTTTYPGIGVDTPSTYYSLSRELNPDWSSYYPMGWEYQSYLQAVADKYKIRDHTRFDTEVEALRWDDDHQHWQIHARSTDGTRTMSHATAVITATGYLNRPRFPDVEGRETFAGISIHSAQWDPDLDLAGKRVAVIGAGCTAVQIVDAVVDDVEHLTVFQRQPHWVAPRRRPSDDVPDHHRWLARHVPYYANWIRLKSYWSTADNNYPVIEVDPEWASSHLSISPANDVLLKYCLDYIDRTFGAGSELAKKVTPDFAPYGKRIIRDPGGYYAALTRPHVDVEANGPARVTPNGILTEDGREIGLDVIIYATGYYLDFLSTIDIRGRDGRTLKDEWEGTPRSYRGGTVPGFPNLFITSHPNGSPGHGGGHNFGVEVAVHYVMECLQLMALRGARSMEPTREAYDEYVARLDDVMENLVWRHTPTAHTYYRVASGRVVVANPLRMIDWWEEHRAPIEEHFRLR from the coding sequence ATGCCTACCCAGACGGTGGCCGCCGAGTTGCGCGCCAATCTCGAGCAAGCCGACCCCGGCGTGTTGGTGGCCGTGCTGGCGCAATTGAGTGGCGATCCCGCGGTGGTCGACAGTTTCGGGCCCGCGATCTCCCATGTGCCCGACCCGCCGGAACAGGCCGGCGTCACCGATCCGGAAACCGCCATCGCCATCGTCGAGGCACTGCTGGACGTCCTGACAGGAGCGTCGACACCCGTCCGCGTCGTCGCCGCCGACGACCCGGTGCTGTTCGCGCGGATCGCGCCCATCGCGCTGGGCGTGTCCGTCGACGAGCGAAACGTGCCAATGCTGCTGGAGCAGGGCGGATTCCACAAGCCGCGCGCCGTGCTGCCGCGAACCGTCCCCATCCCACCGACAACGAAGATCGCCATCGTCGGCTGCGGGATGGCCGGAATCGCGGCCGCAATCGCAGCGGCCGACACCGGCGTCGACTACGAGATCTACGAACGCAACCCCGAGGTCGGCGGCACCTGGCTGACCACCACCTATCCGGGCATCGGGGTAGACACGCCGTCCACCTACTATTCGCTGTCGCGCGAGCTCAACCCGGACTGGTCCAGCTACTACCCGATGGGATGGGAGTACCAGTCGTATTTGCAGGCCGTCGCCGACAAGTACAAGATCCGCGACCACACCCGCTTCGACACCGAGGTCGAGGCCCTGCGGTGGGACGATGACCACCAGCACTGGCAGATTCATGCTCGCTCGACCGACGGCACACGCACCATGAGCCACGCCACCGCGGTCATCACCGCGACCGGCTATCTCAACAGGCCGCGGTTCCCGGACGTCGAAGGACGAGAAACGTTCGCCGGCATCAGCATTCATTCTGCCCAGTGGGATCCCGACCTCGACTTGGCAGGCAAGCGGGTCGCCGTGATCGGGGCGGGCTGCACGGCGGTGCAGATCGTCGACGCTGTCGTCGACGACGTCGAGCACCTCACCGTCTTCCAGCGCCAGCCGCACTGGGTGGCGCCTCGCCGCCGGCCCTCGGACGACGTGCCCGACCACCACCGCTGGCTGGCCAGGCATGTGCCGTACTACGCGAATTGGATTCGGCTGAAGTCATATTGGTCGACGGCGGACAACAACTATCCCGTCATCGAGGTGGACCCGGAGTGGGCGTCCTCGCACCTGTCGATTTCGCCCGCCAACGATGTGCTGTTGAAGTACTGCCTCGACTACATCGACCGCACTTTCGGCGCGGGAAGCGAACTGGCGAAGAAGGTCACCCCGGATTTCGCCCCGTACGGCAAGCGCATCATCCGCGACCCCGGCGGCTACTATGCCGCTCTCACCCGCCCCCACGTCGACGTCGAAGCAAACGGGCCGGCGCGGGTCACGCCTAACGGCATCCTCACCGAGGACGGCCGGGAGATCGGTCTGGATGTAATCATCTACGCCACAGGCTATTATCTCGACTTTCTGTCGACGATCGACATTCGCGGGCGCGACGGCCGCACCCTCAAAGACGAATGGGAAGGCACGCCGCGCAGCTATCGCGGCGGCACCGTGCCCGGCTTCCCGAACCTGTTCATCACCTCTCATCCCAACGGCAGCCCTGGCCACGGCGGCGGTCACAACTTCGGCGTCGAGGTGGCCGTGCACTACGTCATGGAGTGCCTGCAATTGATGGCGCTGCGCGGCGCACGGTCGATGGAACCCACCCGGGAGGCGTACGACGAGTACGTCGCGCGTCTCGACGACGTGATGGAAAACCTTGTCTGGCGGCATACCCCGACCGCGCACACGTACTACCGGGTAGCCTCCGGCCGCGTGGTGGTGGCCAATCCCCTCCGGATGATCGACTGGTGGGAAGAGCACCGCGCGCCCATCGAGGAACACTTCCGGCTGCGATGA
- a CDS encoding SDR family NAD(P)-dependent oxidoreductase, with protein sequence MSQLLCGRTALVTGSSRGIGRAIAQRLSAEGATVVVTARSYESSPSVRAGKATALPGTIGETVELIRQAGGEALGIAADLADAGQRQRLVDEVVDRAGRLDILVNNAGYADYSLVADMSMATFDSTVEHYLKTPFVLTKSAVPHMRRQGAGWIVNIGSVTGLAPIRPYRAYNKAAGDVVYASVKAALHRFTQGAAAELLDANIAVNCVGPSTAVRTPGAAQLIPDDFPTEPVEYLAETVLAMCQLPAAERTGLVAFSLHYPWSQGLPVHSLDGKTLLPPLEPPATANPNILPAGL encoded by the coding sequence ATGAGCCAGCTACTCTGCGGCAGAACGGCTCTGGTCACCGGCAGCAGCCGCGGCATCGGTCGCGCTATCGCGCAACGTCTTTCGGCCGAGGGCGCCACCGTCGTGGTGACGGCCCGGTCCTATGAATCGTCGCCGTCGGTGCGGGCCGGTAAGGCTACCGCGCTGCCCGGAACGATCGGTGAAACCGTCGAGCTGATCAGACAGGCCGGCGGTGAGGCGCTGGGGATCGCCGCCGATCTGGCGGACGCCGGTCAGCGTCAGCGGTTGGTCGACGAGGTGGTCGATCGCGCGGGGCGGCTGGACATTCTGGTGAACAACGCCGGATACGCCGATTACTCGCTTGTGGCAGACATGAGCATGGCGACTTTCGACAGTACGGTGGAGCACTATCTGAAGACGCCGTTCGTACTGACGAAATCCGCGGTGCCGCACATGCGCAGGCAGGGAGCAGGCTGGATCGTCAACATCGGATCGGTGACCGGGCTGGCACCGATCCGGCCGTATCGCGCCTACAACAAGGCCGCCGGCGACGTGGTCTATGCGTCGGTGAAGGCGGCGTTGCACCGCTTCACTCAGGGGGCGGCCGCCGAGCTGCTCGACGCGAACATCGCCGTCAACTGTGTGGGGCCATCCACTGCGGTACGCACTCCCGGTGCAGCACAGCTGATTCCGGACGACTTTCCGACCGAGCCCGTCGAGTACCTGGCCGAAACCGTACTGGCCATGTGTCAGCTGCCCGCCGCCGAGCGGACCGGGCTGGTGGCCTTCAGTCTGCATTACCCGTGGTCGCAGGGGCTGCCGGTGCACAGCCTCGACGGCAAGACCTTGTTGCCTCCGTTGGAACCGCCCGCAACCGCCAACCCCAATATCTTGCCCGCCGGCCTGTAG
- a CDS encoding Dabb family protein: MFSVVKLIDVAEDGRDCLLAALRGAATKVGAKHLLAEPTLPGSRNGGDILMHLRLTDRREWDCIASEFTDVLHDPAVARVNGASYTGHPARTDWSLRPGTVYRALLLRVAPGTDDATVARFEDDLRLMPRYVRTITAWQLSRVEDATGDCAWTHVFEQQFTDVDGLTGPYLMHPIHWAHVDRWFDPECPGVIVRDRVCHSFCRADSAVLS; this comes from the coding sequence ATGTTTAGTGTCGTCAAGCTGATCGACGTAGCAGAGGATGGCCGCGACTGTCTGTTGGCGGCCCTGCGTGGCGCGGCCACGAAAGTGGGCGCCAAACACCTGCTGGCGGAACCGACGCTGCCCGGCAGCCGCAATGGCGGCGACATCCTGATGCATCTGCGGTTGACTGATCGACGCGAATGGGACTGTATCGCAAGTGAATTCACCGATGTGCTGCACGACCCGGCGGTGGCTCGGGTCAACGGCGCCAGCTATACGGGTCATCCCGCTCGCACCGATTGGTCGCTGCGCCCGGGCACCGTCTACCGCGCGCTGTTGTTGCGCGTGGCACCCGGCACCGACGACGCCACCGTCGCCCGTTTCGAGGACGACCTACGGCTGATGCCCCGTTACGTCCGCACCATCACCGCCTGGCAACTGAGCCGCGTGGAAGACGCCACCGGCGACTGTGCCTGGACCCACGTGTTCGAACAGCAATTCACCGACGTCGACGGATTGACGGGTCCGTATCTGATGCATCCGATTCATTGGGCCCACGTGGACCGCTGGTTCGACCCGGAATGCCCCGGCGTCATTGTGCGGGATCGCGTCTGCCACAGCTTCTGTCGCGCCGATTCGGCGGTGCTCAGCTGA